A stretch of DNA from Malus sylvestris chromosome 9, drMalSylv7.2, whole genome shotgun sequence:
TTTGTATAGGGCCTATTGGCACATCATCTTTGAAAAGCTAGTTGGGTAAACAAAGTCTGCTCTTATTGATATTATATAATTCCAGAGATCCATCACTAACATGCatgttaaattgttaattgGTTCAGCAATTTCTTATTGTTAGACAATTTGATACATATCCTAGAGTGTGATCCAgaaaattgattatatttaaggcAAAAAATATTTAAAGGTAATATCTTGATTAATAAATGTCTTTAATGTGGTCATAGAACTACAGATAGCATTATTTACAATGAAAATACCCTTTTCATTATATAGTGTTTTATCTGCCACTTGTTTCATACTTTTTCtctcatacttaaagcaaaaatGTCAACACCCAGTTAACCCCTCATACTCGCGCTCTTAATGATCAAAACCAATCAAATTAatcttgtttataccatacttagggtttTCGTATtcagatctcgtacaaatactccggggacttaaatgtaattatgtaataaaggaatgagcaaatatgtaataagtgaggagctcttattctataaaaggactcatcaccctcacaattaggggaggctaTATCCTAAGCCTCTCATCCCCTAAGGAGagcctcactctcattacagaggctctcacactctctccctcacaattctctaagaaatacaataatcagtgtggacatagcccaaacattggggtgaaccacgatacatcttgtgttatttacatttcttgcagattcacggttggatttaagttgttccaagacctccggttttatgcatcaacatttggcgccgtctgtgggaaacgacacgaaaagttatgtcggttctctctcaaattttcacctCCGCCTTGAATCTGCAAAACCTATCATACTATTACACCACTGCAGCACCAAAGTCACAACCACTTGGAAGCATACACGTTTGGGTCCTTCCCATTACCAATATCCAGAGATCTGATCTGATTTCTCCATCTTTGTAATTGCTACTATTTCTTAAGctgtagctctctctctctaaatctgATATCTCTTTGAAGGTGCGTGTGAAGGCTGAAAAGTTAGCATAAACACGTCTACGCATTTCCTCGGCCGAAGCTCTCTTTAAGTCCAAAAGATATGAACATAATTGTCTTATATCCTTCTGGTTGAGGGAGCATCGTGACTGGACGTAGCTCTGGGAATCGAACTTGTCAGACTTGAAGACATTGAGGCTTTCCTCGAGCTTGACGCCATTCTCTTTAACCAGCGCGCCTATCGACCGGGCCGTCTTCGCTGAAGCTATGAATCGCCGGACAGATCAGATCAATCAGCTAAACCAGCAGCTCTGAAACTCAAAAGAATCTGAGCCTCCACCGTCACCCTCGACGTTGTCTCTACCTCCTCGGCTGAGCTGCAAATTTTGGAAGAAGGTGCGCTCGGAAAATGTTTTGAACTTCGCGAATCTACCGGAGAACATGAAGTGGCTGAAGACGGCGAAGTGGAGGATGCACGAGCATCAAAGCTCGCTTTCAGAGAGTTCATGACGAGCCGTTGGGTTCGGGATGAGCCGAACCCGGATGTCGATGTTGCTTCTAATCAACCAGATCTGGCTCTCGGTCCATCAGGCTCTCCCCCAGTTTCCCATGCAGTTTTTGTCACTTCATCTCTACCTGTAAATGCTAGTGCGCCGTCCTCCTCATCGCATCCCCTTTCCTTCAAGTCGCCAGGGGCCAATCTGATGCTGAAGGGGATGCTTCTGACACCGTCGAACAAGGTAGTGTTATCAGGATTATTGGCGAAGAGGTCCAAGTTCCAATGAGGGCAAAAAGGGAATTACACCGTCGTCTCCGTCGGAGAGCTTGGCTTTGTCCAAGAACTTCTCGAGAGAAACCCTCTGCTTGTTTTTTGGGAAAGAGAATATGGGATGACCGGTATTTTCTATGCTACATTTCGCACAGTTTCCCTCTATCTGCAAGTGCAATGGATGCTTTTTTCTCCTTTCTGCCCCTTGTCTCTTTTGACTAAGCAGGCGCTTTCTTCATGTTTTTCAATCAACTTCGCAGCAGGAGTTGGCACCATCTCAGTCCTCCACTTGTCCATGCCCTCCCTCAAACCTCGAGCTTTTCCCAACTCTATCAGAAAACACATTTTTGGGCTCCCAAAGGCCTCCGTCGCTGTTAAGCAACAGACCCAGAAGTTCAAATTCGCCCTAATCAAGAGGCGGAGCCCAAGGAAGGTTA
This window harbors:
- the LOC126583315 gene encoding uncharacterized protein LOC126583315, whose protein sequence is MNSLKASFDARASSTSPSSATSCSPVDSRSSKHFPSAPSSKICSSAEEVETTSRVTVEAQILLSFRAAASAKTARSIGALVKENGVKLEESLNVFKSDKFDSQSYVQSRCSLNQKDIRQLCSYLLDLKRASAEEMRRRVYANFSAFTRTFKEISDLERESYSLRNSSNYKDGEIRSDLWILVMGRTQTCMLPSGCDFGAAVV